The following proteins are co-located in the Ailuropoda melanoleuca isolate Jingjing chromosome 13, ASM200744v2, whole genome shotgun sequence genome:
- the TIMM22 gene encoding mitochondrial import inner membrane translocase subunit Tim22 isoform X1, whose product MAATAPGVGASAPEAAGSAEAPLQYSLLLQYLVGDKRQPRLLEPGSLGGIPSPTKSEEQKMIEKAMESCAFKAALACVGGFVLGGAFGVFTAGIDTNVGFDPKDPYRTPTAKEVLKDMGQRGMSYAKNFAIVGAMFSCTECLVESYRGKSDWKNSVISGCITGGAIGFRAGLKAGVIGCGGFAAFSAAIDYYLR is encoded by the exons ATGGCGGCGACTGCCCCCGGTGTGGGGGCCTCCGCGCCCGAGGCGGCGGGGTCCGCCGAAGCCCCGCTGCAGTACAGCCTTCTCCTGCAATATCTGGTGGGCGACAAGCGTCAGCCTCGGCTCCTGGAGCCCGGTAGCCTGGGCGGGATTCCGAGCCCGACCAAGAGTGAGGAACAGAAGATGATCGAGAAGGCGATGGAAAGCTGCGCCTTCAAGGCAGCGCTGGCCTGCGTGGGAG gatttgTCTTGGGAGGTGCATTTGGGGTGTTCACTGCCGGCATTGATACCAATGTGGGCTTTGACCCTAAGGATCCTTACCGTACGCCGACAGCGAAAGAAGTTCTTAAAGACATGGGACAGAGAGGAATGTCCTACGCCAAAAATTTTGCCATTGTGGGTGCCATGTTTTCTTGCACTGAGTGTTTGGTAGAATCT TACCGGGGAAAATCAGATTGGAAGAACAGTGTCATTAGTGGCTGCATCACTGGAGGAGCCATTGGTTTCAGAG CTGGCTTAAAGGCCGGGGTCATCGGTTGTGGAGGTTTTGCTGCTTTCTCTGCTGCCATTGATTATTACCTACGGTGA
- the TIMM22 gene encoding mitochondrial import inner membrane translocase subunit Tim22 isoform X2: protein MAATAPGVGASAPEAAGSAEAPLQYSLLLQYLVGDKRQPRLLEPGSLGGIPSPTKSEEQKMIEKAMESCAFKAALACVGGFVLGGAFGVFTAGIDTNVGFDPKDPYRTPTAKEVLKDMGQRGMSYAKNFAIYRGKSDWKNSVISGCITGGAIGFRAGLKAGVIGCGGFAAFSAAIDYYLR, encoded by the exons ATGGCGGCGACTGCCCCCGGTGTGGGGGCCTCCGCGCCCGAGGCGGCGGGGTCCGCCGAAGCCCCGCTGCAGTACAGCCTTCTCCTGCAATATCTGGTGGGCGACAAGCGTCAGCCTCGGCTCCTGGAGCCCGGTAGCCTGGGCGGGATTCCGAGCCCGACCAAGAGTGAGGAACAGAAGATGATCGAGAAGGCGATGGAAAGCTGCGCCTTCAAGGCAGCGCTGGCCTGCGTGGGAG gatttgTCTTGGGAGGTGCATTTGGGGTGTTCACTGCCGGCATTGATACCAATGTGGGCTTTGACCCTAAGGATCCTTACCGTACGCCGACAGCGAAAGAAGTTCTTAAAGACATGGGACAGAGAGGAATGTCCTACGCCAAAAATTTTGCCATT TACCGGGGAAAATCAGATTGGAAGAACAGTGTCATTAGTGGCTGCATCACTGGAGGAGCCATTGGTTTCAGAG CTGGCTTAAAGGCCGGGGTCATCGGTTGTGGAGGTTTTGCTGCTTTCTCTGCTGCCATTGATTATTACCTACGGTGA